One genomic segment of Vibrio quintilis includes these proteins:
- a CDS encoding TusE/DsrC/DsvC family sulfur relay protein yields MFEYNGSVIETDKEGYLLDHTQWEPEMITILAEKEGIELTDSHLEVIHFVRDFYEEYKTAPAVRMLVKAMEKEYGPDKGNSKYLFKLFRQGPAKQATKLAGLPKPAKCL; encoded by the coding sequence ATGTTCGAATATAACGGTTCAGTCATCGAGACAGATAAAGAAGGCTATCTGTTGGATCATACCCAATGGGAACCTGAGATGATTACTATCCTGGCTGAAAAAGAAGGGATTGAACTGACAGACTCACATCTTGAAGTCATCCATTTTGTCCGTGACTTCTATGAAGAGTATAAAACTGCCCCGGCCGTTCGTATGCTGGTCAAAGCGATGGAAAAAGAATACGGCCCGGACAAAGGAAACAGTAAATACCTGTTTAAGCTGTTTCGTCAGGGGCCTGCGAAACAGGCCACCAAGCTGGCAGGCTTGCCGAAACCGGCAAAGTGTCTCTGA
- the pncA gene encoding bifunctional nicotinamidase/pyrazinamidase: MKKTLVIVDVQNDFSSEGALAVPDGESVVPVINQIMPFFDFVIATQDWHPEAHASFASTQECQPGDVIDLGGFQQVMWPDHCVQGTKGAEFIKGLNTDKINHIIRKGTDIEIDSYSGFYDNNKKKSTGLAEFLASPDLHELYIVGLATDYCVRYTALDAVASGFKTYVIQDACRGVNQQPGDDEKAFYEMSKAGCLLILSGDLPLNQV, from the coding sequence ATGAAAAAAACTTTAGTCATTGTTGATGTACAGAATGATTTTTCTTCTGAAGGCGCATTAGCTGTGCCCGATGGTGAATCAGTGGTTCCTGTTATTAATCAGATTATGCCTTTTTTTGATTTTGTTATTGCCACGCAAGACTGGCATCCGGAAGCTCATGCAAGCTTTGCTTCAACTCAGGAGTGTCAGCCCGGAGATGTGATTGACCTCGGTGGTTTTCAACAGGTCATGTGGCCGGACCATTGTGTACAGGGGACAAAAGGGGCTGAGTTTATCAAAGGATTAAATACAGATAAGATTAATCACATTATACGTAAAGGCACTGATATTGAGATTGATAGTTACAGTGGCTTTTACGATAACAATAAGAAAAAGTCGACTGGCTTAGCTGAATTTCTGGCATCTCCGGATCTGCATGAGTTATATATTGTTGGTCTGGCAACGGATTATTGTGTACGTTATACCGCACTTGATGCCGTTGCTTCAGGATTTAAGACCTATGTCATTCAGGATGCATGCAGGGGCGTCAATCAGCAGCCGGGAGATGATGAAAAGGCGTTTTATGAAATGTCAAAAGCCGGGTGCCTGCTGATACTCTCCGGAGACTTGCCTTTGAATCAGGTATAG
- a CDS encoding DnaJ family domain-containing protein: MQSLIDQLAEQSIQSSIKQGELDHLRGAGKPLEIEDLRMVPEHLRIGYHVLKNAGFIPPELEQRQEALKMCDLLFSFQRENNHPETKSTLHKINKLELKLQLMGVDTQFIHRYLAQLNQQNSV; this comes from the coding sequence ATGCAATCGTTAATTGATCAGCTGGCAGAGCAAAGCATTCAGTCTTCAATCAAACAAGGTGAGTTAGATCACCTCCGGGGTGCAGGAAAGCCCCTGGAAATCGAAGACTTACGCATGGTTCCCGAACATTTACGCATTGGGTACCATGTCCTGAAAAATGCTGGCTTTATTCCCCCGGAACTTGAACAAAGACAAGAAGCACTAAAAATGTGTGACTTGCTTTTTTCGTTCCAGCGGGAGAATAATCACCCGGAAACAAAAAGCACCTTACATAAAATCAACAAACTTGAACTTAAATTACAGTTGATGGGCGTTGACACTCAATTCATTCATCGTTATCTGGCTCAGCTCAACCAGCAAAATAGTGTCTGA
- a CDS encoding class I SAM-dependent methyltransferase produces MTTSLILAKGREKSLIRRHPWVFSRAIERIDGTPETGQTVDIYSYDGRWLAKAAYSPHSQIRARVWSFEKREIDAEFFAERISQAQQLREDMIQQGQLTGYRLIAAESDGLPGITIDRYDNYLVCQFLSAGADYQKAVITEALLRCFPDINIYERSDVAVRKKEGLKPVTGLLHGNTPSEPVVIEENGIKISVDIINGHKTGFYLDQRDSRYHAMKYVKDKEVLNCFSYTGGFGLYAAKGGAQRIINADVSQPALDAAKQNAELNHFDTSKKRMVFLNADVFKLLREYRDQGTLFDVVIMDPPKFAESKSQLNGACRGYKDINMLAMQILKPGGTLLTYSCSGLMDQALFQKIIADAAIDAGRRVKFIERFGQAADHPVDSAYPEGFYLKGFACKVF; encoded by the coding sequence ATGACGACTTCTCTTATTCTGGCTAAAGGCCGTGAAAAATCTCTTATCCGCCGCCATCCCTGGGTCTTTTCCCGTGCGATTGAACGGATTGATGGCACCCCGGAAACCGGACAAACCGTAGACATTTACAGTTATGATGGCCGGTGGCTTGCTAAAGCAGCCTACTCCCCTCATTCACAAATCCGGGCCAGAGTCTGGAGCTTTGAAAAGAGAGAGATTGATGCAGAATTTTTTGCTGAGCGTATTTCTCAGGCACAACAACTCAGGGAAGATATGATTCAGCAAGGACAACTGACGGGTTACCGGCTGATTGCAGCAGAATCAGATGGCCTTCCCGGCATCACAATAGACAGATATGACAACTATCTGGTCTGCCAGTTTCTGAGTGCCGGTGCTGATTACCAAAAAGCGGTGATTACCGAGGCACTGTTACGCTGTTTCCCGGATATCAATATCTATGAACGCTCTGATGTGGCCGTCAGAAAGAAAGAAGGGCTCAAACCAGTTACCGGCCTGCTGCATGGCAACACACCATCAGAGCCCGTCGTTATTGAAGAAAACGGCATAAAAATCAGTGTAGATATTATCAATGGCCATAAAACAGGATTCTATCTCGATCAGAGAGACAGCCGCTATCACGCGATGAAATATGTCAAAGACAAAGAAGTGCTGAACTGCTTCTCTTACACCGGCGGGTTTGGCCTTTATGCGGCGAAAGGTGGCGCACAAAGAATCATCAATGCGGATGTTTCACAACCGGCACTTGATGCAGCAAAGCAGAATGCTGAACTGAACCATTTCGATACCTCGAAAAAACGCATGGTATTTCTTAACGCAGATGTGTTTAAACTCCTTAGAGAATATCGCGATCAAGGCACTCTGTTTGATGTGGTCATTATGGATCCGCCCAAGTTTGCTGAATCCAAATCTCAGCTCAATGGTGCTTGCCGGGGCTATAAAGATATCAACATGCTTGCCATGCAGATTTTAAAACCCGGAGGCACATTATTAACGTATTCATGTTCAGGCCTGATGGATCAGGCGCTGTTTCAAAAAATCATCGCAGACGCTGCGATTGATGCCGGCCGCCGCGTAAAATTTATTGAACGTTTCGGCCAGGCGGCAGATCACCCGGTTGACAGTGCTTATCCTGAAGGCTTTTATCTGAAAGGTTTCGCCTGTAAAGTATTTTAA
- a CDS encoding amino acid ABC transporter ATP-binding protein produces MKQQNSDKELMIQIKDMNKWYGEFHVLKNINLDVTRGEKIVICGPSGSGKSTMIRCINRLEEHQKGDIIVNGHALTEDLKDIEAVRREVGMCFQHFNLFPHLTVLENCTLAPVWVKKMPKEEAEEQAMKYLERVKIPNQANKYPGQLSGGQQQRVAIARSLCMSPQIMLFDEPTSALDPEMVREVLDVMVELADEGMTMLCVTHEMGFAKEVADRVIFMDAGEIIEENNPEEFFGNPQSDRTQNFLSQILHH; encoded by the coding sequence ATGAAGCAGCAGAACTCAGACAAAGAATTAATGATTCAGATTAAAGACATGAACAAGTGGTACGGCGAGTTCCATGTTCTGAAAAATATCAACCTTGATGTTACCCGGGGTGAGAAAATTGTCATATGTGGTCCTTCCGGCTCCGGTAAATCAACGATGATCCGTTGTATCAACCGGCTGGAAGAACACCAGAAAGGCGATATTATCGTAAACGGGCACGCGCTGACCGAAGATCTGAAAGATATCGAAGCGGTGCGCCGTGAAGTCGGTATGTGCTTTCAGCACTTTAATCTTTTCCCTCACCTGACAGTATTGGAAAACTGCACTCTGGCGCCGGTTTGGGTGAAGAAAATGCCGAAAGAAGAAGCCGAAGAGCAGGCAATGAAATACCTGGAACGGGTGAAAATCCCGAATCAGGCCAATAAATATCCGGGCCAGTTATCCGGCGGACAGCAACAACGTGTGGCTATCGCCCGCTCTTTGTGTATGAGCCCGCAAATTATGCTGTTTGATGAACCAACATCAGCCCTGGATCCGGAAATGGTCCGCGAGGTGCTGGATGTCATGGTCGAACTGGCAGATGAAGGCATGACAATGCTTTGCGTAACCCATGAAATGGGCTTTGCCAAAGAAGTTGCCGATCGGGTGATATTCATGGATGCCGGCGAGATTATTGAAGAAAATAATCCTGAAGAATTCTTTGGTAATCCACAGTCTGACCGGACTCAAAATTTCCTGTCTCAGATACTGCATCATTAA
- a CDS encoding Bax inhibitor-1/YccA family protein — protein MNSPIYSSSTGQTRALQTNKVLRNTYALLSMTLLWSAAVAGVSMALNLPYPGFLITIVGFYGLLFLTEKNRNNSMGLVFTFLFTGFLGYTLGPILNVYISNGLGDLVLTALGGTALTFMAASAYALTTKRDLSFLGGLLMAGFVVLIVGMIANIFLQLPVIYLAMSGLFILFSTGAILLTTQQIIRGGETNYISATITLYVSIYNLFLSLLNILRAFSGND, from the coding sequence ATGAATAGTCCGATATATTCAAGCTCTACGGGTCAAACCCGCGCTTTACAAACAAATAAAGTACTCAGAAATACCTACGCACTCCTGTCAATGACTTTATTATGGTCAGCGGCTGTTGCTGGTGTTTCTATGGCACTGAATCTCCCCTATCCCGGTTTTTTAATCACAATCGTTGGCTTCTATGGCTTACTTTTCCTGACTGAGAAAAACCGCAATAACAGCATGGGGCTGGTTTTCACCTTCCTGTTTACTGGTTTCCTTGGCTATACGTTAGGCCCGATTCTTAATGTATACATCAGTAACGGTTTAGGTGATCTGGTATTGACTGCCTTAGGTGGCACAGCTCTGACATTTATGGCTGCATCAGCTTATGCATTAACCACCAAGCGCGATTTATCCTTCCTGGGTGGATTATTAATGGCCGGGTTTGTTGTCCTGATTGTTGGCATGATTGCTAACATCTTCCTGCAACTGCCAGTTATCTACCTTGCGATGAGTGGTTTATTTATTTTGTTTTCAACAGGTGCAATTTTGCTGACAACGCAGCAAATTATCCGTGGTGGTGAAACAAATTATATTTCAGCGACAATTACATTGTATGTTTCTATCTATAACCTGTTCCTCAGCCTGTTAAATATTCTGAGAGCATTTAGTGGTAACGACTAA
- a CDS encoding amino acid ABC transporter permease, with the protein MKHPENSQSKGLAHLFYSPTFRSVVFQIIAILALTFFIYTIVNNALTNLSSRGITTGFDFLDQPAGFGIGLSLIDYTETDTYGRTFVVGLMNTILVSVIGIIFATVLGFILGIARLSTNWLVSRFAAVYIEIFRNVPLLLQILFWYFSVLGALPGKRQSYALGESVYLNISGLFIPKPVFESGSGWIFATLIFGIIASVCVKIWAKNKQKLTGQQSPVLLINSCLIIGLPLIVFFLSGKPISADYPVLKRFNFQGGIEIIPEFVALLIALSVYTAAFIAEIVRSGINAVSHGQSEAAMSLGLPRSKTLKLVVIPQAMRIIIPPLTSQYLNLTKNSSLAVAIGYPDLFNIFAGTTLNQTGQAIEVISMTMAVYLTLSLVTSFLMNMYNRKVALVER; encoded by the coding sequence CCGGTCGGTTGTATTTCAGATTATTGCAATACTTGCATTAACATTCTTTATCTACACCATCGTTAATAATGCATTAACCAACCTGAGTTCCCGCGGCATTACCACCGGATTTGATTTTCTGGATCAACCCGCAGGTTTCGGGATTGGACTCTCTCTTATCGATTACACAGAAACCGATACTTATGGCCGGACTTTTGTCGTTGGCTTAATGAATACTATTCTGGTTTCAGTGATTGGTATTATTTTCGCTACGGTTCTCGGTTTTATTCTGGGGATTGCCCGTCTGTCAACTAACTGGCTGGTCAGCCGCTTTGCGGCAGTTTATATTGAAATATTCCGTAATGTACCGCTGCTGCTACAAATCCTTTTCTGGTATTTTTCTGTTCTGGGAGCGCTGCCAGGCAAGCGGCAAAGCTATGCACTCGGAGAATCTGTTTATTTAAATATCAGTGGGCTGTTCATTCCTAAACCAGTCTTTGAGTCTGGCAGCGGATGGATATTCGCCACTCTGATTTTCGGGATTATCGCTTCAGTCTGCGTCAAAATATGGGCAAAAAACAAACAGAAACTCACAGGTCAACAATCACCTGTGTTACTCATCAACAGTTGCCTGATCATTGGCTTACCATTAATTGTATTCTTTTTAAGCGGTAAACCAATATCCGCAGACTACCCTGTTTTGAAGCGCTTCAACTTTCAGGGCGGTATCGAAATCATTCCTGAATTCGTTGCCTTGTTGATAGCACTGAGTGTTTATACGGCTGCATTTATTGCTGAAATTGTCCGTTCAGGGATCAATGCCGTCAGTCACGGTCAGAGTGAAGCGGCTATGTCTTTGGGACTTCCACGCAGTAAAACATTAAAACTGGTCGTGATTCCACAGGCAATGCGTATCATCATTCCGCCGCTGACAAGTCAGTACCTGAACCTGACCAAAAACTCTTCGCTGGCTGTCGCGATTGGTTATCCGGACCTGTTTAATATTTTTGCCGGAACCACGCTGAACCAGACAGGGCAAGCCATAGAAGTCATCTCAATGACAATGGCCGTCTATCTGACACTCAGCCTTGTTACTTCATTCCTGATGAATATGTACAACCGTAAAGTTGCGTTAGTGGAGAGATAA
- the yccX gene encoding acylphosphatase, whose translation MVRKTEIYVVKGIVQCVGFRYYTSHKAMKLGLTGYAKNLNNGDVEVVASGDESRLEQLFEWLHQGSPGASVSEVSRTELKTDKVYQGFAIQ comes from the coding sequence ATGGTCCGGAAGACAGAAATATATGTGGTGAAAGGTATCGTTCAATGTGTGGGTTTTCGCTATTACACGTCACACAAAGCAATGAAGCTTGGATTGACGGGATATGCTAAAAACCTGAACAATGGAGATGTAGAAGTTGTTGCAAGCGGGGATGAGTCCCGCCTTGAACAATTATTTGAATGGCTGCATCAGGGGTCTCCGGGAGCAAGTGTTTCAGAGGTAAGCAGAACTGAGCTGAAAACTGACAAAGTCTATCAGGGATTTGCGATTCAATAA
- a CDS encoding amino acid ABC transporter permease, protein MKVHQFQPDLPPPTNTTGIVGWMKKNLFSSAVNSILTLIIAYFVIKGLYHLIDWAILKADWIGEDRDACSTGGACWVLVYVRFNQFMFGFYPEADLWRPELFYATLAILIGLLAWDKTPKRGWICLFTITLYPILMAGLLHGGMFGLPVVETYKWGGLLVTLVLALVGIVASLPIGVLLALGRRSHMPVIRSLSTVYIEVWRGVPLITVLFMASVMLPLFMSEGSETDKLIRALIGVTLFSAAYMAEVIRGGLQAIPKGQYEAADALGLNYPKKIGLIIMPQALKITIPSIVNTFIDLFKDTSLVLIIGMFDVLGIGQAANTDPAWLGFSTESYAFVALVFWVFCFGMSRYSIWLENKLHTGHKR, encoded by the coding sequence ATGAAAGTTCATCAATTTCAGCCCGATCTGCCACCACCAACCAATACAACCGGTATCGTGGGCTGGATGAAGAAAAATTTATTCAGTAGTGCCGTCAACTCAATATTAACCCTGATCATTGCCTACTTTGTGATCAAAGGCTTGTATCACCTGATTGACTGGGCCATTCTGAAAGCAGACTGGATCGGTGAAGACCGGGATGCATGTTCAACCGGTGGTGCTTGCTGGGTTCTTGTTTATGTGCGGTTTAATCAGTTTATGTTTGGTTTTTACCCGGAAGCTGACCTGTGGCGTCCGGAACTGTTTTACGCAACACTGGCGATACTGATCGGGTTGCTTGCGTGGGATAAAACACCAAAACGTGGCTGGATTTGCCTGTTTACCATTACGCTTTATCCAATTCTGATGGCAGGTTTGCTGCATGGCGGAATGTTTGGATTACCGGTTGTGGAAACCTATAAATGGGGTGGCTTGCTGGTGACTCTGGTTCTGGCATTAGTCGGCATCGTCGCTTCCCTGCCTATTGGTGTTTTACTGGCCTTAGGTCGTCGTTCCCATATGCCGGTTATCCGCAGCCTGAGTACCGTCTATATTGAAGTCTGGCGTGGTGTCCCGTTGATTACCGTCCTGTTTATGGCTTCAGTCATGTTACCGTTGTTTATGTCAGAGGGTTCTGAAACAGACAAATTGATCAGAGCACTCATTGGGGTCACGCTGTTCAGTGCGGCCTATATGGCAGAAGTAATCCGCGGTGGCCTTCAGGCGATTCCAAAAGGACAATATGAAGCGGCAGATGCGTTAGGGTTAAATTATCCGAAGAAAATCGGATTAATCATCATGCCTCAGGCCCTGAAAATCACGATTCCTTCAATTGTAAATACGTTTATTGATTTATTTAAAGATACAAGTCTGGTTCTCATTATCGGTATGTTTGATGTACTTGGTATTGGTCAGGCAGCGAATACCGATCCGGCCTGGTTAGGCTTCTCGACAGAAAGCTATGCATTTGTTGCCTTAGTTTTCTGGGTATTTTGTTTTGGTATGTCCAGATATTCCATCTGGCTGGAAAATAAATTACATACCGGACACAAAAGATAA
- a CDS encoding DUF554 domain-containing protein, with protein sequence MIGPVINSAAIIIGSGVGALFGDKIPSDIQKRMPIVFGFASMGLGIAMVMKLNSLPVVILTLLIGTILGELIQLEEKITVLAGKLKQLVEKYAPPQNPTMQQNEYMDTFISILILFSMSGTGIFGSMNEGVTGDASLLIVKSFLDFFTAIIFAIRLGLPVATLAIPQCLIQLILYFSASALLPLTNAEMVADFSAVGGLVMFATGFRICNIVSYPVANMIPALILAMPVSALWAGIMTQLH encoded by the coding sequence ATGATCGGTCCTGTTATAAACTCTGCTGCGATAATTATCGGCAGCGGAGTCGGCGCACTTTTCGGGGATAAAATCCCATCTGATATACAAAAAAGAATGCCCATTGTTTTCGGATTCGCTTCTATGGGTCTTGGCATTGCAATGGTGATGAAACTGAACTCACTTCCCGTCGTCATTCTGACCCTCCTGATCGGAACTATTCTTGGTGAGTTAATTCAGTTAGAAGAAAAAATCACAGTGCTTGCCGGCAAACTGAAGCAACTGGTAGAAAAATATGCCCCGCCTCAAAACCCCACAATGCAACAAAATGAATATATGGATACATTCATTTCGATCTTAATTTTGTTCAGTATGAGCGGCACAGGTATTTTTGGCTCAATGAATGAAGGCGTGACCGGAGATGCATCCCTGTTGATCGTCAAATCTTTTCTGGACTTTTTTACCGCGATTATTTTTGCGATTCGCCTTGGTCTTCCTGTTGCCACACTGGCGATTCCACAATGCCTGATACAACTCATTCTATATTTTTCTGCCAGCGCCCTGCTTCCACTAACTAATGCCGAAATGGTTGCTGATTTTTCTGCTGTCGGTGGTCTGGTCATGTTTGCAACCGGATTCAGAATTTGTAATATTGTAAGCTACCCCGTGGCCAATATGATTCCTGCACTCATTCTGGCGATGCCTGTATCAGCACTCTGGGCAGGAATCATGACCCAGTTACACTAA